In the genome of Nocardioides marmoribigeumensis, one region contains:
- a CDS encoding DUF3151 domain-containing protein, translating into MTHQDLLAGPPPTHLPADPADAELEAGQAPGDVVRRHPESPTAWAALAAEARAAGNDDLTVYAYARVGYHRSLDRLRRHGWKGHGPVPWDHAPNRGFLRSLALLSEAAAAIGEEAEAARCADFLRDSSPEAHAALLG; encoded by the coding sequence ATGACGCACCAGGACCTGCTGGCGGGGCCCCCGCCCACCCACCTTCCCGCCGACCCGGCCGACGCCGAGCTCGAGGCCGGGCAGGCCCCGGGTGACGTCGTACGCCGGCACCCTGAGTCGCCGACCGCGTGGGCGGCGCTGGCCGCCGAGGCACGGGCTGCCGGCAACGACGACCTCACCGTCTACGCCTACGCCCGCGTCGGCTACCACCGCTCGCTCGACCGGCTGCGCCGCCACGGGTGGAAGGGTCACGGCCCGGTGCCGTGGGACCACGCGCCCAACCGCGGGTTCCTGCGCTCGCTGGCGCTGCTCAGCGAGGCGGCCGCGGCGATCGGCGAGGAGGCGGAGGCCGCGCGCTGCGCGGACTTCCTGCGCGACTCCAGCCCCGAGGCCCACGCCGCCCTGCTGGGCTGA
- a CDS encoding diacylglycerol/lipid kinase family protein, giving the protein MEGLLLISNAGAGTNEDDAVAEAVEVLREKYDVEQVATEDEDELEDVLKKSGDRVVAVAGGDGSLHAVVNALWRLRRLEKTRLGLIPLGTGNDFARGAGIPLEPADAARVVNAGDSVAIDLVVDDCDRVIVNNAHLGIGADASRSALKWKPRMGKVGLGRLGYAIGALSAGLRPDFIYAKVTIDGKLIDRPHRLAQVAIGNGPDVGGGTELIPGADPTSGRITVIVSRAVGPWSRLGYMLRLRGGSHHLMKEVEQLQGSKVEVEGDEFYLSADGEVTGPHTHMSWELRPDAVRMFLPGRGLAAESEPGAEASEA; this is encoded by the coding sequence GTGGAGGGACTTCTGCTGATCAGCAACGCCGGGGCCGGGACCAACGAGGACGACGCGGTCGCCGAGGCGGTGGAGGTCCTGCGCGAGAAGTACGACGTCGAGCAGGTCGCGACCGAGGACGAGGACGAGCTCGAGGACGTCCTGAAGAAGTCGGGTGACCGGGTCGTGGCGGTGGCCGGCGGCGACGGGAGCCTCCACGCGGTCGTCAACGCGCTGTGGCGGCTTCGTCGCCTCGAGAAGACCCGGCTCGGGCTCATCCCGCTCGGGACCGGCAACGACTTCGCCCGCGGTGCCGGCATCCCGCTCGAGCCGGCCGACGCGGCCCGGGTCGTCAACGCCGGCGACTCCGTGGCCATCGACCTCGTCGTCGACGACTGCGACCGGGTGATCGTCAACAACGCCCACCTCGGCATCGGCGCCGACGCGAGCCGGTCCGCGCTGAAGTGGAAGCCCCGCATGGGCAAGGTCGGCCTGGGGCGGCTCGGCTACGCGATCGGCGCGCTGAGCGCCGGTCTGCGCCCCGACTTCATCTACGCCAAGGTCACCATCGACGGCAAGCTGATCGACCGGCCCCACCGCCTGGCCCAGGTCGCGATCGGCAACGGCCCCGACGTCGGCGGCGGCACCGAGCTGATCCCGGGTGCCGACCCGACCAGCGGCCGCATCACCGTGATCGTCTCGCGGGCCGTCGGACCGTGGAGCCGCCTGGGCTACATGCTGCGGCTCCGCGGCGGCTCCCACCACCTGATGAAGGAGGTCGAGCAGCTGCAGGGCAGCAAGGTCGAGGTCGAGGGCGACGAGTTCTACCTCAGCGCCGACGGTGAGGTGACCGGCCCGCACACGCACATGTCGTGGGAGCTGCGTCCCGACGCGGTCCGGATGTTCCTGCCGGGCCGTGGACTCGCCGCGGAGTCCGAGCCCGGCGCCGAGGCCTCGGAGGCCTGA
- a CDS encoding adenylosuccinate synthase codes for MPAIVVLGAQWGDEGKGKATDLLGSEIDYCVRYQGGNNAGHTIVVNGEKFATHLLPSGVLTPGCTPVIANGVVLDARVLLTEVDGLEARGVDTSSLLLSGSAHLITSYHTAIDKVTERFLGKNQIGTTGRGIGPAYADKINRIGVRVADVFDEKILAAKVEAALEVKNHLLVKVYNRRAISVDEILEEIGGYAERLAPMVADTSLVLNQALDEEKVVLFEGAQATMLDVDHGTYPFVTSSNPIAGGVGAGAGIGPKRIDRIIGVIKAYTTRVGAGPFPTELFDEDGDKLRQIGAEFGTTTGRPRRCGWYDAVIARYAARVNGLTEFFLTKLDCLGEWDEIPVCVAYEVDGERVEEMPMTQTEFHHATPVYEMLPGWREDISGCRTFEDLPANAQAYVRRLEELSGAPFWGIGVGPGREESIVLR; via the coding sequence ATGCCGGCGATCGTGGTGCTCGGCGCCCAGTGGGGCGACGAGGGCAAGGGCAAGGCGACCGACCTGCTGGGGTCGGAGATCGACTACTGCGTGCGCTACCAGGGCGGCAACAACGCGGGCCACACCATCGTGGTCAACGGGGAGAAGTTCGCCACCCACCTGCTGCCCAGCGGCGTCCTCACGCCCGGGTGCACCCCGGTGATCGCCAACGGCGTCGTGCTCGACGCCCGCGTCCTGCTCACCGAGGTCGACGGCCTCGAGGCCCGCGGAGTCGACACCTCGTCGCTGCTGCTGTCGGGCAGCGCGCACCTGATCACCAGCTACCACACCGCGATCGACAAGGTCACCGAGCGCTTCCTCGGCAAGAACCAGATCGGCACGACCGGCAGGGGCATCGGCCCGGCGTACGCCGACAAGATCAACCGCATCGGCGTGCGGGTCGCCGACGTCTTCGACGAGAAGATCCTGGCCGCCAAGGTCGAGGCCGCACTCGAGGTCAAGAACCACCTGCTGGTCAAGGTCTACAACCGGCGCGCGATCAGCGTGGACGAGATCCTCGAGGAGATCGGGGGCTACGCCGAGCGGCTCGCCCCGATGGTCGCCGACACCTCGCTGGTGCTCAACCAGGCGCTCGACGAGGAGAAGGTCGTGCTGTTCGAGGGCGCCCAGGCCACGATGCTCGACGTCGACCACGGCACCTATCCGTTCGTCACCTCCTCCAACCCGATCGCCGGCGGCGTCGGGGCGGGTGCGGGCATCGGCCCCAAGCGCATCGACCGCATCATCGGGGTGATCAAGGCCTACACGACCCGGGTCGGCGCGGGCCCCTTCCCGACCGAGCTGTTCGACGAGGACGGCGACAAGCTGCGCCAGATCGGCGCGGAGTTCGGCACCACGACCGGCCGTCCCCGGCGCTGCGGCTGGTACGACGCGGTGATCGCCCGCTACGCCGCCCGGGTCAACGGGCTCACCGAGTTCTTCCTCACCAAGCTCGACTGCCTCGGCGAGTGGGACGAGATCCCCGTCTGCGTGGCCTACGAGGTGGACGGCGAGCGGGTCGAGGAGATGCCGATGACCCAGACCGAGTTCCACCACGCCACGCCCGTCTACGAGATGCTGCCGGGCTGGCGCGAGGACATCTCGGGCTGCCGCACCTTCGAGGACCTGCCGGCCAACGCCCAGGCCTACGTCCGCCGGCTCGAGGAGCTCTCGGGTGCCCCGTTCTGGGGCATCGGGGTCGGGCCCGGCCGCGAGGAGTCGATCGTCCTGCGCTGA
- a CDS encoding response regulator transcription factor: MTSAPAPERPTVLVADDEPDIRELARVLLEMDGFDVVGEAVDGEHAVEQYVELDPPPVPNVVLLDNRMPRLGGLDAAERILQHHPGQIVVLFSAHLDPAVTTRARELGVRACVSKVDTAKLPRILRDLLDG, from the coding sequence ATGACGAGCGCACCTGCACCCGAACGTCCGACCGTCCTCGTCGCGGACGACGAGCCCGACATCCGGGAGCTCGCGCGGGTGCTGCTGGAGATGGACGGCTTCGACGTCGTGGGGGAGGCGGTCGACGGCGAGCACGCCGTGGAGCAGTACGTCGAGCTCGACCCGCCGCCGGTCCCCAACGTCGTGCTCCTCGACAACCGCATGCCGCGGCTGGGCGGGCTCGACGCCGCCGAGCGCATCCTGCAGCACCACCCCGGACAGATCGTCGTGCTCTTCTCGGCACACCTCGACCCGGCCGTGACCACCCGCGCCCGCGAGCTCGGCGTCCGGGCCTGCGTGTCCAAGGTCGACACCGCCAAGCTGCCGCGGATCCTGCGGGACCTGCTCGACGGCTGA